In Oncorhynchus clarkii lewisi isolate Uvic-CL-2024 chromosome 16, UVic_Ocla_1.0, whole genome shotgun sequence, one genomic interval encodes:
- the LOC139367709 gene encoding B-cell receptor CD22-like, translating to MALRAAGSVFGVFLLSVAGVLGQYGWDVTFTRTRICALKGLSVDVSCTYRYPSGHEIIETEWYKWWNVTVGYTYNIMEQQAFAGRVEYLGNNHNDCTLKITDLRENDTAEYCFGFKTNIHGWIYQRDVFISVTDLKVTTYVTKGSWVILNCSTTCTLSDNPNPDYIWYKNGKPQHEYVSQNYSVLSSDEDSYSCAVKGYEDHRSPAVCAVGQNCWRVIYAKRSICALKGSSVDISCTYTYPHGHIPKDTFWFTQGKSTKEPTDLKKDPNYLDRLEYHGNEDSDCTLRIKDLKDSDSAEYKFRLVTAEGKYVSSPGVYLTVTYVRLEINPMSVSEREMAKLTCTANCRLGDNTAFIWYKNTQAIPNSHNYSNSLHLCQVSSEDAGNYSCAVEGHENLHSPEVTLTVRYKPKNISVSIGPSGEIVEGSSVILTCHSDANPPVQKYTWYKRNLNTSKESGQIYRIINIRSEDSGEYYCEAQNEMGAKNFTVRLIIVSGEKTSINIAVGITVVVLVLILLFSFLWFRKRAPKSTDTRDTAEDGQGGSSHLYDNISGMAMTPPAVQRVDTDEDGQGGSNEDVRIYANVHLSHSRNHEEPLYSTVQLPNPEKQDKVQYAVLKLNRLGVAPHPAAHAAEDPSATYSTVNKPRT from the exons GATTATCAGTAGATGTTTCTTGCACTTACAGATATCCCAGTGGGCATGAGATCATAGAAACAGAATGGTATAAATGGTGGAACGTCACAGTGGGGTATACTTATAACATCATGGAACAACAAGCGTTTGCAGGTCGTGTTGAGTACCTTGGGAATAATCACAATGACTGCACTCTGAAAATCACAGACCTGAGAGAGAATGACACAGCGGAGTATTGCTTCGGATTTAAAACCAACATACACGGCTGGATATATCAGAGAGATGTATTCATTTCCGTGACAGACCTGAAGGTGACTACCTATGTGACAAAGGGGTCATGGGTGATACTGAATTGCagcaccacctgtactctgaGTGACAACCCCAATCCTGACTACATCTGGTACAAAAATGGAAAGCCTCAACATGAATATGTGTCACAAAATTACAGTGTCTTGAGTTCTGATGAAGACAGTTACTCCTGTGCTGTAAAAGGTTACGAGGACCACCGCTCTCCTGCAGTGTGTGCCGTGGGCCAGAACTGTTGGAGAGTGATTTATGCCAAAAGGAGTATCTGTGCCTTGAAGGGGTCATCAGTGGACATATCCTGCACTTACACATATCCCCATGGTCATATACCCAAAGACACATTCTGGTTTACTCAAGGAAAGTCTACAAAGGAGCCTACAGATCTGAAGAAGGACCCAAACTATTTGGATCGTCTGGAGTACCATGGAAATGAGGACAGCGATTGCACCCTGAGAATCAAAGACCTTAAAGACAGTGACTCAGCTGAGTACAAATTCAGATTAGTAACTGCAGAAGGGAAATATGTCAGTTCACCCGGTGTATACCTGACTGTCACATATGTCCGGTTGGAGATTAACCCTAtgtctgtctctgagagggaaaTGGCCAAACTGACATGTACAGCCAACTGTAGACTGGGTGACAACACAGCCTTCATTTGGTATAAGAACACACAGGCTATACCAAACAGCCACAACTACTCCAACAGCCTGCACCTGTGCCAAGTCAGCAGTGAGGATGCAGGCAACTACTCCTGTGCTGTAGAAGGGCATGAGAATCTCCACTCTCCTGAAGTGACTCTAACTGTCAGATACAAACCAAAGAACATCTCAGTGTCAATCGGTCCCTCTGGTGAAATAGTGGAGGGCAGTTCAGTTATTCTGACCTGCCACAGTGATGCCAACCCACCAGTTCAGAAATACACCTGGTACAAGAGGAACCTTAACACATCAAAAGAATCCGGTCAGATCTATCGCATCATCAACATCAGATCGGAGGACAGTGGAGAATATTACTGTGAGGCACAGAATGAAATGGGAGCTAAGAACTTCACAGTTAGATTGATCATAGTATCAGGAGAAAAAACGAGTATTAACATAGCTGTAGGAATCACAGTGGTTGTTCTGGTTCTCATTCTCCTATTTAGCTTTCTGTGGTTCAGAAAGAGGGCTCCCAAATCAACTGACACACGGGACACAGCAGAGGATGGACAGGGAGGCTCTAGTCACCTGTATGACAACATCTCAGGCATGGCCATGACCCCTCCTGCAGTACAGAGAGTGGACACAGACGAGGATGGACAGGGAGGCTCTA ATGAGGACGTCAGGATCTATGCCAATGTCCACCTCTCTCACTCCAGAAACCATGAAGAACCTCTTTACTCCACTGTCCAACTGCCTAACCCTGAGAAACAGGACAAAGTCCAGTATGCTGTATTGAAATTAAATCGCCTAGGTGTTGCCCCCCATCCTGCAGCACACGCAGCTGAAGATCCCTCTGCAACCTATAGCACAGTCAACAAACCCAGAACCTGA